TGGCCTGCGcgcgtgctctctcttttttcctcctttctatCTTTTCCCAGGAGAAGACGTACGAGGGTTCGCGTGGTcgtgtctttccctctctgtctggCACTTTTGTCtcctgtttctcttctctctgcaccaccagacttcctcctcgtcttggTCGTCCAACTTGACAACCCTgagcctccctcctcccacgccATCACGGAAGCGCAGGCGAGGGTATTGTTACCATCGcgtttgttctctctcttggctTGCCGCTTTACATATCCTTTCATCGCTggctttttgtttttccgCACtcgcctttcttctcttcgctaGCGCTTTTTGGTGAGTTTTCATTTGCGagtttccccctttttcttctcccgctgGCtttcaccctcctcctcctccccacctccgcaTATACCCACACGTGTGTCCTTTTCACACActtcgctttcttttgcGTGTGCCTTTGGTGTCTGCAAACGAGAAAACGCTGTAAGCGAAAACTGTGGCGGACGTTGACTCGATATATTCATCATCAGCAATACACACCAGAAAAACTTCTTGTCGTGGCAAAGTGCAAGCGCTgtaaagagaaaaaaggggggcggcTCTGCACACGTTTTTCtcgtctcctctccctctcttgctcttctAAGGGGAAGTCTCGTTGCTTTCCGTCGATAGCGCGCTGCGCTTTCCACCGACTCTGGAAGGGGgttttctttcgtttcgCTAGAGATTCCGTAAAGGGTATacggaaaaggggggagggcgaagaaCCCGAGGCAAGTGtaaaaaaaggcaaaaacATAGACCCTAACAGTACTCAcaaaaagcaaacaaaagTGGTCGCGCGTGCGGGAGTAACTGTTCATTTTTTACTTGAGGCCAATAGGTCACCACGTTGATCAGTGGTCATTTTTTTTGATTTTGGATAAACACGCGCTGTGTTGTtctttcctccacctctcttcttgtttgtTCTTGCGTCCGCTTTTTTCACTTTCTGGTTGTGGCTGTTTCTCGTCACTCTGGCTGTGGGCATCGCCTGTGTGATttccacttcccccctctccctctctctctgtcttttaTATATCTTCGGTCTCTGTCTctttggtggtggcagtggctgtttcctcccttctttctgAGTCCTGTACCTACTtcgttgtgtgcgtgtgtgtgtgtgtgtgtgtggcctgTTAGCTCACGTGcacaagagagcgaggagcgattgggaaggcaaaaaaaaaagagcacgaGCATGCTAGAAGAAGAGTGTGGGTATTAATATTTATAGGAGAAAAATTAAGGATATCCTGTGCGTGAAAAAGTAAAGCCCACATATACACAACTTCAACGGAGAGGGACGGTTTTTGTGCATCGTATTGAGTAGGAGTTATATCCTCGCCCGTCTCTCGCAtttgttttgctgctgctttgctactgcatccccccccccgccccccttccctcgctGTTGGTGTTTGTGCGTGATACCCTTCACTACCagcccttttccttcctcccctttgACGCTTGTTGAAGGTACTCTCCTACACGGACACGTACATCCACACTTAAACGCGACGGACACCCTCGTTAGTGcgtttatttatttattcGCTGATTTtgctcatttttttcttccgcACGACGAGGCACTGTTGGTGTATTAGTGCATCTGTGGGTACACCTTTTCGTCACTTGTATTTTCTGTTGTCTGttgttctccttttcctctcgcctTCATTTTCACGTGTACTCCTTCTCTGGTagttttccctcttcgctccccCCCTCGGCCTTAACTGCGCTCCCGTTTGCCTTCACTTTTTTCCTTCACCGGATATTACCACATTTCTATTGTGCCTCTTTGTTCTCATTTGCTTTGTTACTTGTCGACCGTCGTCTTGAGATCCCTCACTGTCGTCCCTTCACATTAACGTTCatatcttctctctcctctaccGCACATTCACCCGCACAGAAGTCTTGTCTGTTGATTTCAACCGTGGCAGGGGTCCGCTCTGAGCAACACAgtccttccttttctctaCTCCGGACAGTTGTCTGGCCTCCGACCAACATTCGGGACCTCTTCATCCCAGTAACACTTCCCTTACTGCCAACAACAGCACAAACAACACAAACAACCCAAGTGCAGCTCTACTTGCACCCATCCTGTGTGTCTTGtatttccctctcccttgtATCCCACCTGGCGTTTCTCTGATAcgcctttctcctttcctctttaTTTGTTCCGCCTCGATTGTGTTTCTGCCCAGCTGGGGTACCCCACAATACTTAGCTCACGCTACTGTGCCGTAGCGGTAGCCCATTCCTCAAGACAGccgttctcctcttctccgtcatTTTCTCCCCATTGATTCcatcgttttcttttcctttttttcttttcgtatGCGCGTTGTTCTTTCACtgcctctttgtttttcttgttgttgctgttctctGTTCCTTTCACTTTTTGTGTTTTCTGTCGTGTCCTGCGGGTGCTGCTACTGGTACCCGCGCCCACGTCTACCTTGGGTGTTCTcgtgtgctctcttctttgtaCAGTAGCGcttctgttttgttttcgtgtAAAACGCATTCTTGGACAGTGACCCGctgtctttttttctctttcaggTATTCACCCAAATCGTGTCCAAGGCCACATTTTTCCCTgattttttctctcgctccctcttttccttcgtcgTGGTTAGCGTCGCCAACGCTTTCAGTGCTGAGCATTCAGtctttgtgttgttgttgttgtttctcgGCCCTCTTCGTCGCGGCATTTattcttttttgtttgtttgtcttACTCTCAACTGAAGAACCCGAAAAAAAATCAAAAttcgctgcctctctccttctctctctcctctctcttcatcctGTCCGCCACGGTGAGGGGTACTTCACACAAGTGCGAAACGGAAGCCCAAGACATATTTCaaacaacaaacaaacaaacaaaaagacaAACTGACCTTCTTTCCACTGCATTTTTCGTGCCTATTTGTTTATTTATTTACAGTTGCTGACCTTTGCCACttactcactcactcactcactctctctgtatgtggGCTCACTTGTCTCAGTGTTGCTAATTGTCTTCCGACTTCCATCTTGATCGCGGTGCGCTTTCCACCTTCTCAGTCcttccgcctcccctcccctccccctattcctctcctctctttccattaGCTTGCGGTTGGTGCCTTTCCCCTATTGTGCTTGCTTCTCTCGTTATTTCTGTGTGTTTTCACTTTCCACCATTGCACTATACAcactctttttctttttggggggtgggtAGAGGTGTGCTTCTGACCGATTTGCGGAACCCGCCGCTTTGCCCAGACGTCGTTGTGAACGTGCGCGTGTACTCCGTGCCGTTATCCCTCCCTTTGCgcctgtgggtgtgcgtgtctgtgcgggGATTTTGTTTTCGATTTTCACTCgtccttcaccttctcgtGTTCGCCTCAACCGGAATTAAAAGCCTATCGACGTGCTCTCGCGCTTCTGGTAGAGAATACACCCCCTCGTGTCTCAGCTTTCTTTTACTCTTGTTAGGGCTCTACTTTCGAGCTCCCcattttgtttgtgtgtgtgtgttcaagagagagagcgcgcgcgtaTTGGAGCCTGCTTGGCAGGACGTGTCCCGCTCGTGTTCTCCTGGTGTCGGGTTTCTCCTCGAATGGAGTGCACTTGAAGAGCTCCTCGCGTTCGCCTCTTCGTGTCACTGTTTTGCCATctcgtctttttttttttgaagCTCTCGCACACCGCGTTGttgtctctttctttctctcgaCTTGTGGGGACAGGTATGGCCACTCGTGAGCACCCAAACCCGTGTGGCGTCATGAAGACGTTTGGCAGCACCAAGACAACGCTTACAAGCGACCCCCGAGACCTTACCGAAattccgtctctctttcaaACTTTTGGGGATCAagacgccagcagcggcgaggatgaCGATAGTGGGGTACTAGTGGACACCCATCGTGCCGGATACGGTGGGCGGAGTGCCGTCACGGCCGCGTCGAGCCGAGACTTGGATGCCACCTCAGCCTTCAGCTACGCCCAACGCAGTGACCACGTTGCTagaccctcctcctctttggtGGGTCACGCGGGTCAGGGGTCGCTGAGTTCGAGGCGCTCTCTCCACTCCTTCAACCACAGCTCGCACAACCCTTACATACTGCTCGAGAGCAGCGACGTCAATCACTCAGAGCAGGAGTCATTGATCATAGAGAACTCTTCTAAAGCTGTGCGacggcgccacagcagctaCAGCAACAACACGTCGCAGAATGCCCTTATGTTCGAgttcacctccgcctccacctcgaccTTCACCCCCGCCGACGTTGGTTCGAGTAAGCTCTTTGACAGTGGAATggttcgccgccgcccaagTCAGCAGCTACAACAGCAGTCAGTTGATGCACCGTCGACGGGCTTTTGGAGTGATGGCAACCGAATGAAATTGTCTACCACTGATGCTCGCCCCATCTCTATGACGACAGTGGGCACCCTTACCTGCAGCGACAAGGCCCAGAACTTCAACGTCAACGTGAAGCAGCGCGTACGACCTAGCGCCAACTCGACCAACTGCTCCCTCAACACGTCGAACTCGACTATGCCAGTGGTCCAACCAGTGTCTTCTGCTCCGGGCAGCACTCCAGCGGTGGCTCACATCTCTAGCATCGCCGAGACGATCCCCGCACCCTTGCTTGGATCCACCTCCAATGCGTCACGCTTCGTCGCGAGCGGCAGCTCGACCTTGGAGAATCACAGCTCATCTGGACCCTCATCGCAAAAGCTCGACCGACACTGCATTGCCGTGACAGCGAAGGTCGCCAACGCAGTGGATGGCGCCGAGATGGAGATCCAGAAGAAGAGCGGGGCTGATACGGGCACCTACACACAGCCCCACAGCCTTTCAAAGCCCCTGCACTACCAGTatccaccgcagcagcagcgacagcaacacccgcaacagcagcagtacggCTATGCTGCGCAGACCCGACCTTatccactgcagcagcagccttaCATTTACGGTGGCTGCCCGAGTCAAAACTACCCCTTTATTCCTTCTCAGCCAGCCTATTACGCGCAGGTGTCCGCAtcgccccagcagcagcagcagtgctacTCCCCGCCGGTACCCAACAGCAAGATGACCGCGCAGCAAGGCTCGACTGGCTGCACCCCTGTCCAGATTTACGGAGAAGTACCTTACACATCGATCCCGCAACCTGCACAAGCCCCCTACATGGGCGATGCCAGGACGATGATGAGCACGTATGGCTATCTGAGCATACCCCCAATTGCGCGTTATACTGGTACAGTCCTTGGCAGCTTGCCTGATGTGCAGAGGGCTGCACCGCGGCAAGGTGCTGGCAGTGCTAAGGTGCGAGTTCAGCACCCCCCGGCGCTGGCCGAAACCGCCGATCCTACCCCagtcaccgccgcctctgctcaCAACAAACCCACGAAAGTCAAAACGCAGCACGCGGACcccgcacagctgcgccatgAGAATGCAAAGAGGGCCGTCATCCCAACCTCCAAGGTAGGCTCGTATTTCATGCCGACCGTGGCCCAAACGACCGCGGTGAAAAGGCCGACCAACTCGTCCTCAAAAAAGCTCGGCAAGAAGCAAGATGAGGCTCGCTTTCACGTGAACTATGACGAGCCAATTCGCTTTTTTGTAGTCGTGAAgcgcaaaagagagggcCAGCGGTATGcttgctccctctccgtTGAGGAGGTGCCGGTGGGCAGCCACGTGCTCGTGGAAGGAGACCGTGGTGCCGACATCGGCGAGGTGCTCAGTCACGTATCGATTGAACAGATGGCTCGTGACTGCGCCATCGTGGAGCGACTGCGACAGCGGGCGATGGAGCGCA
The window above is part of the Leishmania panamensis strain MHOM/PA/94/PSC-1 chromosome 33 sequence genome. Proteins encoded here:
- a CDS encoding hypothetical protein (TriTrypDB/GeneDB-style sysID: LpmP.33.1060); the encoded protein is MKTFGSTKTTLTSDPRDLTEIPSLFQTFGDQDASSGEDDDSGVLVDTHRAGYGGRSAVTAASSRDLDATSAFSYAQRSDHVARPSSSLVGHAGQGSLSSRRSLHSFNHSSHNPYILLESSDVNHSEQESLIIENSSKAVRRRHSSYSNNTSQNALMFEFTSASTSTFTPADVGSSKLFDSGMVRRRPSQQLQQQSVDAPSTGFWSDGNRMKLSTTDARPISMTTVGTLTCSDKAQNFNVNVKQRVRPSANSTNCSLNTSNSTMPVVQPVSSAPGSTPAVAHISSIAETIPAPLLGSTSNASRFVASGSSTLENHSSSGPSSQKLDRHCIAVTAKVANAVDGAEMEIQKKSGADTGTYTQPHSLSKPLHYQYPPQQQRQQHPQQQQYGYAAQTRPYPLQQQPYIYGGCPSQNYPFIPSQPAYYAQVSASPQQQQQCYSPPVPNSKMTAQQGSTGCTPVQIYGEVPYTSIPQPAQAPYMGDARTMMSTYGYLSIPPIARYTGTVLGSLPDVQRAAPRQGAGSAKVRVQHPPALAETADPTPVTAASAHNKPTKVKTQHADPAQLRHENAKRAVIPTSKVGSYFMPTVAQTTAVKRPTNSSSKKLGKKQDEARFHVNYDEPIRFFVVVKRKREGQRYACSLSVEEVPVGSHVLVEGDRGADIGEVLSHVSIEQMARDCAIVERLRQRAMERMLECKTSILRNTNDDADRVNIDESDLPQLTGEAALEYVMSIKTWPRLIGPTTAEDIANLGPQLEAEKQAYATAKPIVQQLIENRYLQRVARNEAVLAATAAVTEASKTSDAVTAVPVEPAEQSADSASTDNSERRRNLTPLSEEELKMLELSREVTLVDCEYQFTREKITLYVSRPSRNMFVDFRVMQRKLFRTFRCRIWIAYIDEVTHDKDAPESFVFVPFPSMSAAAAAAPTDGETDEANDVV